A window of the Lactuca sativa cultivar Salinas chromosome 7, Lsat_Salinas_v11, whole genome shotgun sequence genome harbors these coding sequences:
- the LOC128127226 gene encoding uncharacterized protein LOC128127226, producing MPPPRSARCTERMQTNSPPPPPQYDPIMFQAAATSAVAAAMSQINTDGARRTGSSINISTQGDSQGRSRECSYKDFTNGKPDSFNGSGGVIALMQWFEKTESIFEICLCPETYKVKFAACTFSGKALTWWNGHVKSITLSVANSLSWEDLKTMILKEYCLRGEVQKLEQELWNLKMTGSDLAAYTTRFNDLALLCPAMVTPESKKVERYLWGLSSQIQDSVLASRPTTFDSAKELAQQLIDHRSSHVTVPTTSDQAKGGNNKRKFWNNKKKQLA from the coding sequence ATGCCACCTCCTAGATCTGCTAGATGCACTGAGAGAATGCAAACAAATTCACCCCCTCCGCCTCCCCAGTATGATCCTATTATGTTTCAGGCTGCGGCTACatccgcggtggcagctgctatgtcccaaATCAACACTGACGGTGCCAGGAGGACAGGGAGCAGTATTAACATCTCTACTCAAGGGGATAGCCAAGGGCGTTCGAGAgaatgttcctataaagacttcacaaatggcaaacctGATTCTTTCAATGGAAGTGGGGGCGTCATCGCTTTGATgcagtggttcgagaagactgaatccaTCTTCGAGATCTGTTTATGCCCCGAAACATACAAAGTCAAATTCGCAGCCTGCACTTTCTCTGGCaaggccctcacttggtggaacggccacgtaaaATCGATAACACTCTCTGTGGCTAACTCGTTAAGTTGGGAAGACTTGAAAACTATGATACTGAAGGAATATTGCCTAAGGGGTGAGGTGCAAAAATtagaacaggaactgtggaatctCAAGATGACGGGCTCGGACCTTGCAGCTTACACCACTCGATTCAATgatctagcactcctctgtccggcGATGGTTACACCGGAAAGCAAGAAGGTGGAACGATATCTCTGGGgtctatcatcccagattcaagaTAGCGTGCTGGCCTCGAGGCCAaccacttttgatagtgccaaggagttggcacaacaactcattgaTCATCGGTCCAGCCATGTCACGGTGCCAACCACCTCCGATCAAGCAAaaggagggaacaacaagaggaagttctggaacaataAAAAGAAGCAACTGGCGTAG